In the Chroococcidiopsis sp. SAG 2025 genome, one interval contains:
- a CDS encoding bifunctional diguanylate cyclase/phosphodiesterase, protein MLLEAVNRQLQQEISDRHQVQEQLVYSALHDALTHLPNRTLLMERLEMALQRVKRYPDHLFAVLFIDLDRFKTINDSLGHQVGDRLLLAIAHQLQQLVRSTDTVARLGGDEFIILLDPIQDINDAIRVAERIHTQLRSPLQLASREVFIGASIGIAASATHYQQGSELLRDADIAMYRAKEQGKARYEIFDRAMYAEAIHKLQIENDLRQAAVGQEFHLNYQPIVSLDTGKIIGFEALLRWLHPEQGLISPSQFIPIAEETGLVVPIGEWVLYTACSQMKQWQTQFSHPPAKISVNLSLKQLREPDFLEKIDRILTETEIAGESLNLELTESMLMDNVEELIFVLGQLRARNIRLSIDDFGTGYSSLSYLHRFPIDYLKVDRAFISGIGAGGKSRQIAATIISLAHQLGIKAIAEGVETPTHLQHLHALDCEEAQGYLFSKPLDLAAAESLILTNPQW, encoded by the coding sequence TTGCTTCTAGAGGCAGTCAACCGACAGTTGCAACAAGAAATTAGCGATCGCCATCAAGTACAAGAGCAGTTAGTCTACAGTGCTTTGCACGATGCCTTAACCCATCTCCCCAACCGTACTCTATTGATGGAACGCTTGGAAATGGCGTTACAACGGGTAAAACGATATCCAGACCATTTATTTGCCGTTTTATTTATCGACTTAGACCGCTTCAAAACGATCAACGACAGTTTAGGGCATCAGGTAGGCGATCGATTGCTATTGGCGATCGCCCATCAGCTACAACAACTCGTCCGCTCCACAGATACAGTTGCTCGCTTAGGCGGAGATGAGTTTATCATTCTCCTCGACCCAATTCAAGATATTAATGATGCGATTCGAGTCGCCGAGCGAATTCATACCCAATTGCGATCGCCCCTGCAACTCGCAAGCAGAGAAGTATTTATCGGTGCTAGTATCGGTATCGCTGCTAGTGCAACTCACTATCAGCAAGGCTCAGAGCTGCTGAGAGATGCAGATATAGCCATGTACCGTGCTAAGGAACAAGGTAAAGCGCGGTATGAAATTTTCGACCGAGCCATGTATGCTGAAGCAATCCACAAACTGCAAATCGAGAACGATCTGCGTCAAGCAGCAGTCGGACAAGAGTTTCACCTCAATTACCAGCCAATCGTCTCTTTAGATACAGGTAAAATTATCGGTTTTGAAGCGCTACTACGTTGGTTGCATCCTGAACAAGGTTTGATTTCTCCATCCCAGTTTATCCCAATTGCTGAAGAAACTGGATTAGTTGTTCCAATTGGTGAATGGGTGCTTTACACAGCTTGCAGCCAAATGAAACAATGGCAAACTCAATTTTCTCATCCACCCGCCAAAATCAGCGTTAACCTCTCGCTGAAACAATTGCGAGAACCCGATTTTCTGGAGAAGATAGATCGCATATTAACCGAAACGGAAATTGCAGGCGAGAGTCTCAACCTAGAACTGACCGAAAGTATGCTCATGGACAACGTGGAAGAACTGATCTTCGTTCTCGGACAACTGCGTGCGAGAAATATTCGCCTGAGTATTGACGACTTCGGTACGGGTTATTCTTCTCTCAGTTATTTACACCGTTTTCCGATTGATTATTTAAAAGTAGATCGAGCTTTTATCAGTGGAATTGGAGCTGGTGGCAAATCTCGTCAGATTGCAGCCACAATTATTTCCCTAGCTCACCAGTTAGGAATTAAAGCGATTGCTGAAGGCGTGGAAACTCCAACTCATTTACAACACTTACATGCATTAGATTGTGAAGAAGCACAGGGATATTTATTTTCTAAACCCCTAGATTTAGCAGCCGCAGAGTCTTTAATTTTGACCAATCCTCAGTGGTGA
- a CDS encoding response regulator has translation MVDINQRSAILIVDDSPLNVKGLFKILQHSGFIVSVTNSGEKALLKIKNRLPDLILLDVVMVGMNGFETCRHLKANPATQDIPVIFISALDEATNKAECFAVGGVDYITKPFAAEEVLARVRHQLALRAAKIEIERLNQELEARVRQRTLASRGSQPTVATRN, from the coding sequence ATGGTCGATATAAATCAGAGATCTGCTATCTTAATTGTTGACGACAGCCCGCTCAATGTTAAAGGTTTGTTTAAAATTTTGCAACATTCTGGGTTTATAGTTTCTGTTACAAACAGCGGTGAAAAAGCTTTATTGAAAATCAAAAATAGATTACCAGATTTAATTTTATTAGACGTAGTAATGGTAGGAATGAATGGCTTTGAAACTTGTCGTCATCTCAAAGCCAATCCAGCAACTCAAGATATTCCAGTTATTTTTATTAGTGCTTTAGATGAAGCAACCAATAAAGCCGAATGCTTCGCAGTTGGCGGAGTTGATTACATTACCAAACCCTTTGCAGCCGAGGAAGTGTTAGCGCGAGTCAGGCATCAATTGGCATTGCGTGCAGCCAAAATAGAAATCGAACGGCTTAACCAAGAACTAGAAGCAAGAGTTCGCCAGCGAACTCTTGCTTCTAGAGGCAGTCAACCGACAGTTGCAACAAGAAATTAG
- a CDS encoding YggT family protein — protein sequence MRDDDRQRHEEIRLREAERRVTLASRNATVSKLVQIIYFLAGALGMLLLLRMILRLFGANPDNTFAQFIYNLSEPFYAPVANLFGTPKFGNSQVFEINALVAIAAYAILGWLVGRLVWLIGSRTE from the coding sequence ATGAGGGATGACGACCGACAGCGGCATGAAGAAATTCGGCTACGTGAAGCAGAACGGCGAGTGACGCTGGCTAGCCGTAATGCTACTGTCAGCAAACTGGTACAAATTATTTACTTCCTCGCCGGAGCGCTGGGGATGCTGCTGTTGTTACGAATGATTTTGCGGCTGTTTGGGGCGAACCCAGATAATACATTCGCTCAATTTATCTATAATCTCTCCGAGCCTTTTTACGCTCCAGTTGCCAACCTATTCGGTACGCCCAAGTTTGGCAATTCTCAGGTTTTTGAAATTAATGCACTTGTGGCAATTGCAGCTTACGCTATTCTTGGTTGGTTGGTAGGAAGATTAGTTTGGTTGATTGGCAGTAGGACAGAATAA
- a CDS encoding CBS domain-containing protein, giving the protein MPKTVADVMTRNPIVVRPETSLHDAIKLLAEKRISGLPVVDDAGKLIGTISETDLMWQETGVTPPAYIMFLDSVIFLKNPAQYERDLHKALGQTVGEVMSQDVITVAPDKPLRDAAQLMHDRKIQRLPVIDPSGKVIGILTRGDIVRDLAASE; this is encoded by the coding sequence ATGCCTAAGACTGTTGCCGATGTCATGACCCGCAACCCAATTGTGGTGCGTCCAGAAACCTCACTGCATGATGCAATTAAGCTTTTGGCAGAAAAGCGTATCAGTGGTTTACCCGTGGTAGACGATGCAGGCAAGTTGATCGGTACGATTTCAGAGACAGATCTGATGTGGCAGGAAACAGGGGTCACTCCTCCGGCTTACATCATGTTTCTTGATAGCGTAATTTTCCTAAAAAATCCGGCTCAATACGAACGAGATTTGCATAAAGCTTTAGGGCAAACGGTGGGAGAGGTGATGAGTCAGGATGTGATTACCGTTGCTCCTGATAAACCATTGCGCGATGCAGCACAACTTATGCACGATCGCAAGATCCAGCGTTTGCCCGTCATCGATCCTAGCGGTAAGGTAATTGGAATTTTGACTCGCGGCGATATCGTGCGCGACTTAGCAGCCAGCGAGTAG
- the nblB gene encoding phycobilisome degradation protein NblB: MAVSPESVKQLLDSQDLGDRLRAMNQVRELEDKGVALELALKAIDDPNARVRYSAVSQLDTLGGQDLNTSLNVLRDRLLNDPEPDVQAAAADCLGALKLTDAFADLAQVYHSTPEWLVRFSIIATLGELGDPRSFDLLKEALESGSELDKTAAISSLGDLGDPQAIELLVPFATNPDWQIRYRVVQALAKLGGEQARTLIEQLAKDEVEAVSQEAKNSL; the protein is encoded by the coding sequence ATGGCTGTTAGTCCAGAATCGGTAAAGCAATTACTCGATTCGCAGGATTTGGGCGATCGCTTGCGGGCGATGAATCAAGTTCGCGAATTGGAAGATAAAGGAGTTGCGCTGGAGTTGGCGCTCAAGGCAATTGATGACCCCAACGCCAGAGTGCGCTACTCGGCAGTGAGTCAGTTGGACACTTTGGGAGGACAAGATTTAAATACTAGTTTAAATGTATTGCGCGATCGCCTGCTCAACGACCCCGAACCAGACGTACAAGCTGCTGCGGCTGACTGTCTGGGAGCGCTGAAGTTAACTGATGCGTTTGCAGATTTAGCGCAAGTCTATCACAGTACGCCCGAGTGGTTAGTGCGGTTTAGTATCATTGCGACTCTGGGCGAATTGGGCGATCCGCGCTCTTTTGACTTATTAAAAGAAGCATTAGAATCGGGTAGCGAATTAGATAAAACTGCGGCAATTAGCTCTCTGGGAGATTTAGGCGATCCGCAAGCGATAGAATTACTAGTTCCTTTTGCTACCAACCCTGATTGGCAAATTCGCTATCGCGTCGTGCAAGCTTTAGCTAAATTGGGCGGCGAACAAGCTCGGACTCTGATCGAGCAGTTAGCCAAAGATGAAGTTGAAGCTGTATCCCAAGAAGCCAAAAATAGTTTGTAG
- a CDS encoding biotin--[acetyl-CoA-carboxylase] ligase, whose translation MTLDRQKLLAILAPMVAEADFAVEVYESLPSTNQKAWNAIAQGAKPGTVIIAERQTAGRGQWGRQWASPAGGLYLSVVIEPNLPVKCGYQLTLATAWGIATALGDRGVPVKLKWHNDLILLGRKLGGILTETKVRHEKIIHAVVGVGINWANPVPATGIGLQSFLSQQPLAAIDCLETLAAVTLQGTISGYKFCSPGGIDTLLPSYHKLFINMGQRITVEGQNGVVVGISDRGELRVRLDSQSYNFSPNSEICLPPGAVSLGYDG comes from the coding sequence GTGACACTAGACCGACAAAAGCTATTAGCAATTCTTGCTCCAATGGTAGCAGAAGCGGATTTTGCTGTAGAAGTCTACGAGAGCTTACCCTCGACCAACCAGAAAGCCTGGAATGCGATCGCGCAGGGAGCAAAACCAGGAACGGTCATCATTGCCGAACGACAAACAGCTGGACGGGGACAATGGGGACGACAGTGGGCTTCGCCAGCAGGAGGCTTATATTTATCTGTAGTCATAGAGCCAAACTTACCAGTGAAGTGCGGCTATCAGTTGACTTTGGCAACTGCTTGGGGCATTGCAACAGCATTGGGCGATCGCGGTGTTCCCGTAAAATTGAAATGGCACAACGACCTAATTTTGCTAGGACGTAAACTGGGTGGGATTCTGACAGAAACAAAAGTGCGACATGAAAAAATTATTCATGCTGTAGTCGGAGTTGGGATTAACTGGGCTAACCCTGTCCCAGCCACAGGAATCGGTTTGCAATCTTTCTTATCTCAACAACCTTTGGCTGCAATTGACTGCTTAGAAACATTAGCGGCTGTGACACTACAAGGCACAATTTCAGGTTACAAGTTTTGCTCCCCAGGGGGAATCGATACTCTTCTGCCGTCTTACCACAAACTATTTATAAATATGGGACAGCGCATCACCGTAGAAGGACAAAACGGCGTTGTAGTTGGTATTAGCGATCGCGGCGAACTACGAGTCAGGCTTGACTCTCAGTCATACAATTTCAGCCCCAATTCAGAAATTTGTCTCCCCCCTGGTGCTGTGAGTCTGGGTTATGATGGCTAA
- a CDS encoding carboxymuconolactone decarboxylase family protein, translating into MDFPIYTIDTAPEESRAALVQAKETFGFIPNLEGIFAQSPALLKGSMTLWDLFQTTSFSPVEQQAIYLTANYEHQCHYCMAAHSGLAKIIGMSASEIQAFRDGTPLSDPKLEALRHFTKRMIQARGWIDDSEIQEFLAAGYTQQQVLEVILGIAIKVLHNYTNHIAKTPLDKPFQAYVWSKPESAK; encoded by the coding sequence ATGGACTTTCCCATTTACACAATAGATACTGCTCCTGAAGAGTCTAGAGCTGCTTTAGTTCAAGCGAAAGAAACGTTTGGATTTATTCCAAATCTGGAAGGCATTTTTGCCCAATCTCCGGCACTGCTCAAAGGCTCAATGACTCTGTGGGATTTATTTCAGACTACTAGTTTTAGCCCTGTTGAACAGCAAGCGATCTACCTAACAGCAAATTACGAACATCAGTGTCACTACTGCATGGCAGCTCACTCTGGATTAGCAAAAATAATTGGTATGTCTGCTAGTGAGATTCAAGCATTTCGAGATGGTACACCACTGAGCGATCCAAAATTGGAAGCGTTGCGGCATTTCACAAAACGAATGATTCAGGCACGAGGTTGGATTGACGATAGTGAAATTCAGGAATTTTTAGCGGCGGGTTACACCCAACAGCAAGTACTGGAAGTGATTCTAGGAATTGCTATTAAAGTATTACATAACTATACAAATCACATTGCTAAAACGCCGCTCGACAAACCGTTTCAAGCTTATGTTTGGTCGAAGCCTGAGAGCGCGAAATAA
- a CDS encoding TetR/AcrR family transcriptional regulator → MNAESSHARQHILATASELFYQKGIQHVGINEVIAASGVAKRTLYRWFPSKDLLIEEVMKYRANQWMQWFKTAVSERGNTPKEQLLATFDVLREWYASPNFRGCPFINAVLEIANASHKAHQVSIDLRESIRQVIMHLAVEAGVKNPDFFSQQYLLLIGGASLMATIERSPDGATFAQTALSVLIDANLEN, encoded by the coding sequence ATGAATGCTGAATCTAGTCACGCTCGACAACACATCCTTGCCACCGCATCTGAACTCTTCTACCAAAAGGGCATTCAGCATGTAGGGATTAATGAAGTCATTGCTGCATCAGGTGTTGCCAAACGAACCCTGTATCGTTGGTTTCCATCAAAAGACCTGTTAATCGAAGAAGTCATGAAGTATCGTGCAAATCAGTGGATGCAATGGTTTAAAACGGCAGTGTCGGAACGAGGCAACACACCGAAGGAACAGTTGCTAGCTACATTTGACGTATTGCGGGAGTGGTATGCTAGTCCGAACTTTCGGGGCTGTCCGTTTATTAATGCAGTTTTAGAGATTGCTAATGCTTCGCATAAAGCACACCAAGTTTCAATCGATTTGAGAGAGTCAATTCGCCAAGTTATTATGCACCTAGCAGTAGAGGCGGGTGTCAAAAATCCTGACTTCTTTTCACAGCAATACTTGCTCTTGATTGGTGGTGCAAGCTTAATGGCAACCATTGAGCGATCGCCAGATGGTGCAACTTTTGCTCAAACTGCACTCTCTGTTTTGATTGATGCAAATCTGGAAAATTGA
- the pgeF gene encoding peptidoglycan editing factor PgeF, with protein MHTWDWRGCEGFLYLSCSLLEAFPHGFFTRHFHPHAPHDLTSALHPEAKAYRVKQVHGNVVVTPSEVRSEERRRDSGFSESGARSEGKKRPKGVEGAKEEFSIQNPKSKIQNSSSLLAPHSSLLVEADGLLTEQPLQAVWVASADCTPVLIADRQTGQVAAVHAGWRGTAMKIVPQAIARLQAQGSKIQDLRVALGPAIAGSVYQVSQQVAAEVGASITATEAKTEILDFLTEIPNSPLLPDSHPERVRLDIRRVITLQLEQLGISPEQVAIAPHCTYQEPERFFSYRRDKQKKVQWSGIISQ; from the coding sequence ATGCATACTTGGGATTGGCGCGGTTGCGAAGGTTTTCTCTATCTATCCTGTAGCTTGTTAGAAGCATTTCCCCACGGTTTTTTTACGCGACATTTTCACCCTCATGCTCCCCACGACTTGACCTCAGCTTTACACCCAGAAGCCAAAGCTTATCGCGTCAAGCAGGTACATGGGAATGTTGTCGTCACTCCATCTGAAGTGAGGAGCGAGGAGCGTAGACGCGACAGCGGCTTCTCGGAGAGTGGAGCGAGGAGCGAGGGGAAGAAGAGACCTAAGGGGGTTGAGGGAGCCAAGGAAGAGTTTTCAATCCAAAATCCAAAATCCAAAATCCAAAATTCTTCCTCACTCCTTGCTCCTCACTCCTCACTCCTAGTTGAGGCAGATGGATTACTGACAGAACAACCGCTACAGGCAGTTTGGGTAGCGAGTGCCGATTGTACGCCTGTATTAATTGCCGATCGCCAGACAGGACAAGTTGCAGCCGTTCATGCAGGCTGGCGGGGAACGGCGATGAAAATTGTGCCGCAAGCGATCGCTCGTTTGCAAGCACAAGGTAGCAAAATTCAAGATTTGCGCGTCGCTTTGGGTCCGGCGATCGCGGGGAGTGTCTATCAGGTTTCTCAACAGGTAGCAGCTGAAGTTGGAGCTAGCATCACTGCAACTGAAGCCAAAACCGAAATTCTCGACTTTTTAACTGAAATACCCAACTCCCCTTTATTACCCGACTCTCATCCAGAGAGAGTCCGGTTGGATATCCGGCGCGTTATTACCTTGCAATTAGAGCAATTGGGTATTAGTCCCGAACAAGTGGCGATCGCTCCTCACTGTACCTACCAAGAACCAGAACGTTTCTTTTCCTATCGTCGCGACAAACAGAAAAAAGTTCAATGGTCGGGAATTATTAGTCAATAA
- a CDS encoding DUF4278 domain-containing protein has product MQLSYRGLAYTKSNQSAPVVTKQLVGKYRGVSFGARPAAQAIAPQPIRHLKYRGLAY; this is encoded by the coding sequence ATGCAACTTTCTTATCGTGGTTTAGCTTACACCAAATCTAATCAATCAGCTCCAGTAGTCACCAAACAATTAGTAGGAAAATATCGAGGTGTAAGCTTCGGTGCTCGTCCAGCCGCACAAGCGATCGCACCACAACCCATACGACATTTGAAATATCGTGGGTTAGCGTATTAA
- the bchI gene encoding magnesium chelatase ATPase subunit I → MTTATAARRVVFPFTAIVGQDEMKLALLLNIIDPKIGGVMIMGDRGTGKSTTIRALADLLPEIEVVADDPFNSHPSDPDLMGDAARQLLEQGAEIPIAKKKITMVDLPLGATEDRVCGTIDIEKALSEGVKAFEPGLLAKANRGILYVDEVNLLDDHLVDVLLDSAASGWNTVEREGISIRHPARFVLVGSGNPEEGELRPQLLDRFGMHAEIHTVKEPALRVQIVEQRSDFDQNPLQFSDKYQPQQQALQQQLIKAQELLPSVQMDYDLRVKISEVCSELDVDGLRGDIVTNRAAKAIAAFEGRTEVTVDDIRRVITLCLRHRLRKDPLEAIDSGYKVEKAFSRVFGIEPATDEMPEKTAQANGIGQAGGRYR, encoded by the coding sequence GTGACAACTGCTACCGCTGCTCGTCGTGTCGTGTTTCCTTTCACCGCTATTGTGGGTCAGGACGAAATGAAACTCGCCCTTTTACTCAACATTATTGACCCGAAAATTGGCGGGGTAATGATCATGGGCGATCGCGGTACTGGCAAATCTACCACGATCCGCGCTTTAGCTGACTTATTACCAGAGATTGAAGTTGTAGCGGACGATCCGTTCAACAGCCATCCTAGCGATCCTGATTTGATGGGCGATGCAGCACGGCAACTGTTAGAACAAGGTGCTGAAATTCCCATCGCCAAGAAAAAAATTACTATGGTCGATCTGCCCCTAGGAGCGACAGAAGACCGAGTTTGCGGCACGATTGATATTGAGAAAGCTTTATCTGAAGGTGTCAAAGCTTTTGAACCAGGACTGCTGGCAAAGGCAAATCGCGGTATCCTCTACGTCGATGAAGTTAACCTACTTGACGATCACCTTGTAGACGTATTGCTAGACTCCGCCGCCAGTGGTTGGAATACTGTAGAACGGGAAGGCATTTCGATCCGTCACCCCGCCCGTTTCGTTCTCGTTGGTTCTGGCAACCCAGAAGAAGGTGAATTGCGCCCCCAACTGCTCGATCGCTTCGGAATGCACGCGGAAATTCATACTGTAAAAGAACCAGCCTTGCGGGTACAAATTGTGGAACAAAGGTCGGACTTCGACCAAAACCCACTGCAATTTTCTGACAAATATCAGCCACAGCAACAAGCTTTACAACAACAGCTGATTAAGGCTCAAGAGTTGTTACCTTCAGTACAAATGGATTACGATCTGCGGGTAAAAATTTCTGAAGTTTGCTCCGAACTTGATGTTGATGGCTTGCGGGGTGACATTGTAACCAACCGCGCAGCTAAAGCGATCGCGGCGTTTGAAGGTCGTACTGAAGTCACGGTAGACGATATTCGTCGTGTGATTACTCTATGCCTGCGTCACAGACTGCGGAAAGACCCCTTAGAGGCGATCGATTCTGGCTACAAAGTAGAAAAGGCATTTAGCCGCGTGTTTGGGATTGAACCAGCGACGGATGAAATGCCAGAAAAAACAGCGCAAGCTAATGGTATCGGACAAGCAGGCGGACGCTATCGCTAG
- a CDS encoding ferredoxin thioredoxin reductase catalytic beta subunit has translation MNTTENNALSTEKSLEAMWQFSQTYAKRTGTYFCADPSVTAVVVEGLAKHKDDLGAPLCPCRHYEDKEAEVHATFWNCPCVPMRERKECHCMLFLTPDNDFAGEQQDIDLEYIKTVRESMG, from the coding sequence ATGAACACAACAGAAAACAATGCTCTATCAACTGAGAAAAGCCTAGAGGCAATGTGGCAGTTCTCTCAGACTTACGCCAAGCGCACGGGAACATATTTTTGCGCCGATCCTTCCGTGACAGCTGTAGTGGTGGAAGGGCTTGCCAAACACAAAGACGATCTTGGTGCGCCTTTATGTCCCTGTCGCCATTATGAAGACAAGGAAGCAGAAGTTCACGCAACTTTCTGGAATTGCCCTTGTGTACCAATGCGCGAACGTAAAGAGTGTCACTGTATGCTGTTCTTAACTCCAGACAACGACTTCGCTGGAGAACAACAGGACATCGATCTAGAATACATCAAAACCGTGCGAGAAAGCATGGGATAG
- a CDS encoding SWIM zinc finger domain-containing protein: MAIATLPRLTEAQIRKLATEQSFQRGDRYYRQGRILNPMRQDLVLWADCQGSELYQPRIKLGKQGIVSADCTCPYDWGGLCKHQVALLLAYVHQPDTFHAIPPLSEMLATRSREDLIELVELMVQRYPNLLSLVELSTAQPQPGKALDLSIYRRQAQRALRQEDMEAIATDLQPLIDTAKQLFQQNNWLWAGALYQMLLAEITASYDDNLQAIDYDGDVCVVAQAAAEGLGKCLAQAQSLDAETRAIWLHTLLDAVLQDIELGGIDFAYSARDVLLQWATDTEWEWIEDRVRGEIQRSSSDRWTRDALVGLLADRQKQQGSNETASKLIHELGSPEQRAFLLVEEGKIETAMAIARQHFTHLPGLMLQFADALLAVHATTQAVELISHLAQQEKSRGHYQQWLTKYYQEYGDPQTALNWQQQTFWDLPSLEGYKELQELGQKAGTWEQLRDEILQKLQQNKQLLLLTHIAFYEQNIERVLELFPQLKQWEQSRFRQPLAKAIETTHPQMAIALYKQLATQAIEQKNRPAYQEAVQHLQRIKAVCESCNTSSEWTEYITQLRSQYPTLRALHDELHKAKLC, translated from the coding sequence ATGGCGATCGCGACACTACCTCGTCTGACTGAAGCACAAATTCGCAAACTAGCGACAGAGCAAAGTTTTCAGCGTGGCGATCGCTATTATCGCCAAGGCAGAATTCTCAACCCGATGCGTCAAGATTTAGTCTTGTGGGCAGATTGTCAAGGTTCCGAACTTTACCAGCCGCGCATCAAATTGGGCAAACAGGGAATTGTCAGTGCTGATTGTACTTGCCCCTACGATTGGGGCGGACTCTGCAAGCATCAGGTAGCTTTGTTACTGGCTTACGTCCACCAGCCCGACACTTTTCACGCCATACCACCCCTAAGCGAAATGCTTGCTACTCGCAGTCGCGAAGATTTGATCGAGCTAGTCGAATTAATGGTACAGCGTTATCCCAATTTACTCTCATTGGTAGAACTTTCTACAGCTCAGCCGCAGCCAGGAAAAGCTCTAGATTTATCAATCTATCGCCGTCAAGCGCAACGCGCCCTACGTCAAGAAGATATGGAGGCGATCGCCACAGATTTACAACCCTTAATTGATACGGCAAAACAACTTTTTCAGCAAAATAATTGGCTGTGGGCAGGGGCGCTTTACCAAATGCTGCTAGCAGAAATCACTGCGAGTTATGACGATAATTTACAAGCTATTGACTATGATGGCGATGTCTGCGTTGTTGCTCAAGCTGCGGCTGAAGGGTTAGGCAAGTGTTTAGCTCAAGCCCAATCGCTAGACGCAGAAACGAGGGCGATTTGGCTGCATACTTTACTCGATGCCGTACTGCAAGATATAGAACTGGGTGGCATTGACTTTGCATATTCAGCTAGGGATGTTTTGCTGCAATGGGCAACGGATACAGAATGGGAATGGATAGAAGACCGAGTTCGTGGCGAAATTCAGCGCAGTAGTAGCGATCGCTGGACGCGAGATGCTTTAGTTGGATTATTAGCCGATCGCCAGAAACAGCAAGGCAGTAACGAAACAGCCAGCAAATTAATTCACGAATTGGGCAGTCCCGAACAACGAGCCTTTTTGTTGGTAGAAGAAGGCAAAATCGAAACCGCAATGGCGATCGCCCGTCAGCATTTTACTCATCTGCCTGGACTCATGTTACAGTTTGCCGATGCCCTGCTAGCTGTCCATGCTACTACACAAGCGGTCGAGTTAATCTCGCACCTAGCACAACAAGAAAAATCACGGGGTCATTATCAGCAGTGGTTGACCAAATACTACCAAGAGTACGGCGATCCGCAGACTGCCCTCAACTGGCAACAACAAACATTTTGGGACTTGCCATCTCTAGAAGGATACAAGGAATTACAAGAGCTAGGGCAAAAAGCAGGTACATGGGAACAACTGCGGGATGAGATACTACAAAAGCTCCAGCAGAACAAACAGCTGCTCTTGCTGACACATATTGCCTTTTACGAGCAAAATATCGAGCGGGTGCTAGAATTATTTCCCCAGCTCAAACAATGGGAGCAGTCTAGATTTCGTCAACCCCTAGCCAAGGCAATCGAAACTACCCATCCCCAAATGGCGATCGCGCTTTACAAACAATTAGCTACGCAGGCGATCGAGCAAAAAAATCGCCCTGCCTACCAAGAAGCTGTCCAACACCTACAACGAATCAAGGCTGTCTGTGAATCGTGCAACACTTCTTCTGAATGGACTGAATACATCACGCAACTGCGCTCGCAATACCCTACTCTACGGGCGCTACACGATGAGTTACATAAGGCAAAGCTATGCTGA
- a CDS encoding DUF309 domain-containing protein, whose product MNQEEPEEFWQGVEQFNQGQFYACHDTLEALWMEATEPEKTFYQGVLQVAVGLYHLGNNNWHGAVILLGEGVKRLDRYPSAYSGIDVDELIISSADLLKTLQQAGAEKVGTWQLGKDAIATETSTLPLPKIVPAESEIL is encoded by the coding sequence TTGAATCAAGAGGAACCAGAGGAGTTTTGGCAGGGTGTAGAACAGTTCAATCAAGGGCAGTTCTACGCTTGTCACGATACCTTAGAAGCCTTGTGGATGGAAGCAACCGAACCAGAAAAAACTTTCTACCAGGGAGTTTTACAAGTTGCTGTAGGGCTTTATCATCTGGGTAATAATAATTGGCACGGGGCAGTCATTTTATTAGGAGAAGGCGTTAAGCGGCTAGACAGGTATCCTAGTGCTTATAGCGGGATTGATGTTGATGAATTGATAATTTCTAGCGCCGATTTATTAAAAACACTACAACAAGCGGGTGCAGAAAAGGTGGGTACTTGGCAATTGGGTAAAGATGCGATCGCAACAGAAACTTCTACCTTGCCCCTGCCGAAAATCGTACCAGCTGAGTCAGAGATTTTGTAG